Proteins co-encoded in one Verrucomicrobiota bacterium genomic window:
- a CDS encoding efflux RND transporter permease subunit codes for MINKLIQWSLSNRALVVVAAALLTVFGIHTATRMPVDVFPDLTAATVTVITEAHGMSPTEVETLITFPIETAVNGASGVRRVRSATAVGISVVWVEFEWGTDIRAARQIVSEKISAVSGDLPPEVERPVLAPQSSIMGEILFLALSSERHTPAELRSFAETVVRRRLLAVPGVSQVTPIGGDEKQYQVVASPTALQTHRIALNQLIRALEEGNENVSAGIINERGSEWLITGVGRVRTRDDIGATVVAANGGVPTRVRDLGEVRIGEAQKRGEGSAMGKPAVILGVQKQSGANTLELTKRLEAVLEDIATKLPAGMKLKTDIFRQADFIEVSVRNVQRALLEGIAFVTVIVLLFLGNVRATLITLTAIPLSLVTAVLTLKWFGATLNTMTLGGMAIAIGALVDDAVIDVENVFRRLREWHGRRRKAEERGRPARESIEHARTDSPLPFRRGEGQGEGSDSTQTSGLRSSEASASPRPSPPSAGEREKGGAFGVVLRASVEIQSSIVFATLIIALVFVPIFFLAGVEGRLLQPLGVAYLIALMASLLVALTITPVLCYLLLPESKAVLTEHEPKFVKWLKTRFNPALQAALDHPWRVTLPAVAVLAVALISTTFMGRAFLPEFNEGSLTISAVTLPGTSLQESDELGRVVEQTLLSFPEVVSVARRTGRAELDEHAQGVEAAELDVSIKMKDRNKAEFLQALREGLSTVPGMNITIGQPISHRIDHMLSGTRANIAVKIFGPDLYQLRALAEKARQAMQGVEGVVDLSVETQTEVPVLKVQFDRDEIARHGLTIRDVARTLEAALQGVKTSRVLEGQASYDLVVRLDEEREERRRPVRANSQPGDKPLAGGPPALQSTWRLDTLGDVLVDTPAGAKVPLYSLAQIQKDTGPNQILREQMERKIVVQCNVARRDVTGVVHDIQRLVNPLLNAAPGYRVEYAGQFESAAEAGRILTLVGIGVVIGIGFLLHLAFHSARDAALIMLNLPLALIGGVVGVFVSGGVLSVASLIGFITVFGIATRNGIMLVSHIRHLQEHEGVTDFRQAVRRGAMERLVPILMTALAAGLALIPLALGGGKAGNEIQTPMAIVILFGLLTSMVLNMIIVPALYLRFGRPVGEAA; via the coding sequence TCAACAAGCTCATTCAATGGTCCTTGAGCAACCGCGCGCTCGTGGTGGTCGCGGCGGCGCTGCTCACCGTCTTCGGCATTCACACGGCCACGCGGATGCCGGTGGACGTGTTCCCCGATCTGACGGCCGCCACCGTCACCGTCATCACCGAGGCGCACGGCATGTCGCCCACGGAAGTCGAGACGCTAATCACCTTCCCTATCGAGACGGCTGTCAACGGTGCTTCCGGCGTGCGGCGTGTCCGCTCCGCGACCGCGGTCGGCATCTCGGTCGTGTGGGTGGAGTTCGAGTGGGGCACGGACATCCGCGCGGCGCGGCAAATCGTCAGCGAAAAAATCAGCGCCGTCAGTGGCGATCTGCCGCCCGAAGTCGAGCGACCGGTGCTTGCGCCGCAATCGTCCATCATGGGCGAAATCCTCTTCCTGGCGCTCAGTTCCGAGCGGCATACGCCCGCCGAGTTGAGGAGCTTTGCGGAGACGGTGGTTCGCCGCCGTTTGCTTGCCGTGCCCGGCGTGTCGCAAGTCACGCCCATCGGCGGCGACGAGAAACAGTATCAGGTCGTCGCCAGCCCGACCGCGTTGCAGACGCATCGCATCGCCTTGAACCAACTCATCCGCGCGCTTGAAGAAGGCAACGAGAACGTCTCTGCGGGCATCATCAATGAGCGCGGCTCGGAATGGCTGATTACCGGCGTGGGCCGCGTGCGCACGCGCGACGACATCGGCGCAACGGTCGTTGCGGCCAACGGCGGAGTGCCGACACGGGTGCGCGACTTGGGCGAAGTGAGAATTGGCGAAGCACAAAAGCGCGGCGAAGGCTCGGCGATGGGCAAACCCGCCGTCATTCTCGGCGTCCAAAAGCAGTCGGGAGCGAATACGCTCGAACTCACCAAACGCCTCGAGGCCGTGCTTGAGGACATCGCCACCAAACTGCCCGCCGGGATGAAGCTCAAGACAGACATTTTCCGGCAGGCCGACTTCATCGAAGTCTCGGTGCGCAACGTCCAGCGTGCGTTGCTCGAAGGAATTGCCTTCGTCACCGTCATCGTGCTGCTCTTTCTCGGCAACGTCCGGGCCACGCTCATCACGCTCACGGCCATTCCGCTGTCGCTCGTCACCGCCGTCCTCACGCTCAAATGGTTTGGCGCGACCCTCAACACGATGACCCTCGGCGGCATGGCCATCGCCATCGGCGCGCTGGTGGACGACGCGGTGATAGACGTGGAGAACGTGTTCCGGCGATTGCGCGAATGGCACGGAAGACGGCGGAAAGCGGAGGAGCGCGGGCGGCCCGCCCGCGAGTCGATCGAGCACGCCAGAACCGATTCCCCTCTCCCCTTCAGAAGGGGAGAGGGACAGGGTGAGGGGTCAGATTCCACTCAAACCAGCGGTCTGAGATCCTCCGAAGCATCCGCCTCACCCCGGCCCTCTCCCCCGTCGGCGGGGGAGAGGGAGAAGGGCGGGGCGTTTGGCGTGGTTTTGCGGGCCAGCGTTGAAATCCAGAGTTCCATTGTCTTCGCCACGCTCATCATCGCGCTGGTCTTTGTGCCGATTTTCTTCCTCGCGGGCGTCGAGGGGAGGCTGCTTCAGCCGCTGGGAGTGGCGTATCTGATTGCGTTGATGGCCTCGCTGCTCGTCGCGCTCACGATCACGCCGGTGCTGTGCTACCTGCTGCTGCCCGAGAGCAAAGCCGTGCTAACCGAACACGAACCAAAGTTCGTGAAGTGGCTGAAGACGCGATTCAATCCGGCGCTCCAGGCTGCGCTCGATCATCCGTGGCGCGTGACCTTGCCCGCCGTGGCCGTCCTGGCCGTGGCGTTGATCTCCACCACGTTCATGGGCCGCGCTTTTCTGCCCGAGTTCAATGAAGGTTCGCTCACCATCAGCGCCGTGACACTCCCCGGCACGTCGCTCCAGGAATCCGATGAACTGGGGCGTGTGGTAGAGCAAACGCTTTTGAGTTTTCCAGAAGTCGTCTCGGTCGCTCGCCGCACCGGCCGCGCCGAACTCGATGAACACGCCCAGGGCGTCGAAGCGGCGGAACTGGACGTGTCCATCAAAATGAAAGACCGGAACAAGGCGGAATTCCTTCAGGCGCTCCGCGAAGGATTGTCCACCGTGCCCGGAATGAACATCACCATCGGTCAGCCGATTTCGCATCGCATTGATCACATGCTCTCCGGCACGCGCGCGAACATCGCGGTGAAAATCTTCGGCCCGGACCTCTACCAACTCCGTGCACTTGCGGAGAAGGCCCGCCAGGCCATGCAAGGCGTCGAGGGCGTCGTGGACTTGTCCGTCGAGACCCAGACGGAGGTTCCCGTGCTGAAAGTGCAGTTCGACCGTGACGAGATTGCGCGTCACGGCCTCACCATCCGCGACGTGGCGCGCACGCTTGAAGCCGCGCTGCAGGGCGTGAAAACGTCCCGCGTGTTGGAAGGGCAGGCTTCCTATGACCTGGTGGTACGATTGGATGAAGAGCGCGAGGAGCGCAGGCGGCCCGTCCGCGCGAATTCTCAACCCGGCGATAAACCACTCGCGGGCGGGCCGCCCGCGCTCCAATCCACGTGGCGACTCGACACGCTAGGCGACGTGTTGGTGGACACGCCCGCCGGAGCGAAAGTGCCGCTGTATTCGCTCGCCCAAATCCAAAAGGACACTGGTCCGAACCAGATTCTCCGCGAACAGATGGAGCGCAAAATCGTCGTGCAGTGCAACGTGGCCCGACGCGACGTGACCGGCGTCGTCCATGACATTCAAAGACTCGTGAATCCGTTGCTCAACGCTGCACCCGGCTACCGCGTCGAATACGCGGGTCAGTTTGAGAGTGCCGCTGAGGCGGGACGGATTCTGACGCTGGTCGGCATTGGCGTCGTCATTGGCATTGGTTTTCTGCTCCATCTGGCCTTTCACTCAGCGCGTGATGCGGCGCTGATCATGCTGAATCTGCCGCTGGCGTTGATTGGCGGTGTCGTGGGTGTGTTCGTGTCGGGAGGTGTGTTAAGCGTGGCGTCGCTCATCGGCTTCATCACCGTCTTCGGCATCGCGACCCGCAACGGCATTATGCTTGTCTCACACATTCGCCACTTGCAGGAGCACGAAGGCGTCACGGACTTCCGCCAAGCCGTGCGGCGCGGCGCCATGGAACGCCTCGTGCCGATCCTGATGACGGCACTCGCCGCCGGACTTGCGCTCATCCCGCTGGCCTTGGGCGGCGGCAAAGCCGGCAACGAAATCCAAACCCCCATGGCCATCGTCATCCTGTTCGGCCTGCTCACTTCGATGGTGCTGAACATGATTATCGTCCCGGCGCTGTATCTGCGCTTTGGGCGGCCCGTGGGCGAAGCTGCTTGA